A region from the Oculatellaceae cyanobacterium genome encodes:
- the psaB gene encoding photosystem I core protein PsaB — MATKFPKFSQDLAQDPTTRRIWYGIATAHDFESHDGMTEENLYQKIFATHFGHLGIIFLWASSLLFHVAWQGNFEQWIKDPLNVRPIAHAIWDPHFGKPAVDAFTQAGASNPVNIAYSGVYHWWYTIGMRTNHDLYSGSVFLMLLAAIFLFAGWLHLQPKFRPSLSWFKSAEPRLNHHLAGLFGVSSLAWTGHLVHVAIPESRGQHVGWDNFLTTLPHPAGLGPFFSGNWGVYAQNPDTADHVFGTSQGAGTAILTFLGGFHPQTQSLWLTDMAHHHLAIAVIFIIAGHMYRTNFGIGHSIKEMLNAKNFFGSKTEGQFNLPHQGLYDTYNNSLHFQLGIHLAALGVVTSLVAQHMYAMPPYAFIGQDFTTQAALYTHHQYIAGFLMLGAFAHGAIFWIRDYDPEQNKGNVLDRVLQHKEAIISHLSWVSLFLGFHTLGLYVHNDVVVAFGTPEKQILIEPVFAQFIQASHGKVLYGLDTLLSNADSVASTAGATYLPGWLDAINSGTNSLFLTIGPGDFLVHHAFALGLHTTTLILVKGALDARGSKLMPDKKDFGYAFPCDGPGRGGTCDVSAWDSFFLATFWMLNTLGWVTFYWHWKHLGIWQGNVAQFNESSTYLMGWLRDYLWLYSAQLINGYNPYGMNNLAVWGWMFLFGHLVWATGFMFLISWRGYWQELIETLVWAHERTPLANLVRWKDKPVAMSIVQGRLVGLAHFTVGYILTYAAFLIASTAGKFG; from the coding sequence ATGGCAACTAAGTTTCCCAAGTTTAGCCAGGATCTCGCTCAAGATCCGACTACACGTCGGATTTGGTACGGGATTGCCACGGCTCACGACTTTGAAAGCCACGATGGCATGACAGAGGAGAATCTTTACCAAAAGATTTTCGCTACACACTTCGGTCATCTGGGGATCATCTTTTTGTGGGCTTCGAGCCTCCTGTTCCACGTAGCCTGGCAAGGTAACTTTGAACAGTGGATCAAAGATCCACTCAACGTCCGTCCGATTGCTCATGCGATTTGGGATCCACACTTTGGTAAACCAGCAGTAGATGCTTTTACCCAAGCTGGTGCTTCTAATCCAGTAAATATTGCTTACTCTGGTGTCTACCACTGGTGGTACACCATTGGGATGCGGACTAACCATGACCTGTACAGCGGTTCAGTTTTTCTGATGCTGCTGGCTGCCATCTTCCTGTTTGCAGGTTGGTTGCACTTACAGCCTAAGTTCCGCCCCAGCTTGTCTTGGTTTAAGAGCGCTGAACCACGTCTGAATCACCACTTAGCTGGTTTGTTTGGTGTGAGTTCTTTGGCTTGGACTGGTCACTTAGTTCACGTTGCTATCCCCGAATCTCGCGGACAGCACGTTGGCTGGGATAACTTCTTGACCACCCTGCCACACCCTGCTGGCTTAGGCCCTTTCTTCTCTGGCAATTGGGGTGTATATGCTCAGAATCCTGACACTGCCGATCATGTGTTTGGGACTTCTCAAGGCGCTGGAACTGCAATTCTCACTTTCTTAGGTGGTTTCCATCCCCAAACTCAGTCCTTGTGGCTGACGGATATGGCTCACCACCACTTGGCGATCGCAGTGATCTTCATCATTGCTGGTCATATGTACCGGACTAACTTCGGTATTGGTCACAGCATTAAGGAAATGCTGAACGCTAAGAACTTCTTTGGTAGCAAAACTGAAGGTCAGTTCAACCTGCCTCACCAAGGTCTTTACGACACTTACAACAACTCCCTACACTTCCAATTGGGTATCCACTTGGCAGCATTAGGTGTAGTTACTTCCTTAGTAGCGCAGCATATGTATGCTATGCCGCCCTACGCCTTTATTGGACAGGATTTCACCACTCAAGCAGCACTCTATACTCATCACCAGTACATTGCTGGTTTCTTGATGCTAGGTGCATTTGCTCACGGAGCGATTTTCTGGATTCGGGACTATGATCCTGAACAAAATAAGGGCAACGTGCTTGACCGCGTGTTACAACACAAAGAAGCGATCATTTCTCACTTAAGTTGGGTTTCCCTATTTTTGGGCTTCCACACCTTGGGTTTGTATGTTCACAACGATGTTGTTGTTGCCTTCGGTACTCCTGAAAAGCAAATCTTGATTGAGCCGGTGTTTGCCCAGTTCATTCAAGCTTCTCATGGTAAAGTGCTGTACGGCTTGGATACTCTGTTGTCGAACGCTGATAGCGTAGCTTCCACAGCGGGCGCTACCTATTTACCAGGCTGGCTTGATGCCATCAACAGTGGCACAAACTCCCTGTTCTTAACAATTGGCCCTGGCGATTTCTTGGTTCACCATGCTTTCGCTCTCGGTCTGCACACCACCACCTTAATTCTTGTTAAGGGTGCGTTGGATGCTCGTGGCTCCAAGCTGATGCCCGATAAAAAGGACTTCGGTTACGCCTTCCCTTGCGACGGCCCTGGTCGTGGCGGTACTTGCGACGTATCCGCATGGGATTCCTTCTTCTTAGCCACTTTCTGGATGCTTAACACCCTGGGTTGGGTAACCTTCTACTGGCACTGGAAGCATCTGGGTATTTGGCAAGGCAACGTAGCTCAGTTTAATGAGTCTTCTACATACCTCATGGGCTGGCTGCGCGATTACCTCTGGCTGTACTCTGCTCAATTGATCAACGGCTACAACCCTTACGGGATGAATAACTTAGCTGTCTGGGGCTGGATGTTCCTATTCGGACACCTAGTTTGGGCAACTGGTTTTATGTTCTTGATCTCTTGGCGCGGTTACTGGCAAGAGTTGATTGAAACTCTTGTTTGGGCGCACGAGCGTACTCCTTTAGCTAACTTGGTTCGCTGGAAGGACAAGCCTGTTGCTATGTCCATCGTTCAAGGTCGTTTGGTTGGTCTAGCTCACTTCACAGTTGGCTACATCCTCACCTACGCGGCATTCTTGATTGCCTCTACGGCTGGTAAGTTTGGTTGA
- the psaA gene encoding photosystem I core protein PsaA, with product MTISPPEREAKARVVVDKDPVPTSFEKWAKPGHFDRTLARGPKTTTWIWNLHALAHDFDSHTSDLEDVSRKIFSAHFGHLAVVFVWLSGMYFHGARFSNYEAWLTDPTHIKPSAQVVWPIVGQDILNADVGGGFHGIQITSGLFYVWRAAGFTNTFQLYVTAIGGLVMAALMLFAGWFHYHKRAPKLEWFQNVESMLNHHLAGLLGLGCLSWAGHQIHVALPINKLLDAGVAPGDIPLPHEFILNRDLMAELFPSFNQGLTPFWTLNWGQYADFLTFKGGLNPVNGGLWLTDTAHHHLALAVLFLIAGHMYRTNWGIGHSIKEILENHKGPFTGDGHKGLYENMTTSWHAQLATNLAMLGSVTIIVAHHMYAMPPYPYIGIDYATQLSIFTHHMWIGAFCIVGGAAHAAIFMVRDYDPAVNQNNVLDRVIRHRDAIISHLNWVCIFLGLHSFGLYIHNDTMRALGRPQDMFSDTAIQLQPVFAQWVQNLHTLAPGSTAPNALEPVSYAFGGGVVAVAGKVAMMPIALGTADFMIHHIHAFQIHVTTLILLKGFLFARSSRLIPDKANLGFRFPCDGPGRGGTCQVSGWDHVYLGLFWMFNTIAIAVYHFSWKMQSDVWGTVNADGTVDHITGGNFAMSAITINGWLRDFQWAQAAQVIQSYGTSLSAYGLLFLGAHFVWAFSLMFLFSGRGYWQELIESIVWAHNKLKVAPSIQPRALSIIQGRAVGVAHYLLGAIVTIWAFFEARIISLG from the coding sequence ATGACAATCAGTCCACCGGAGCGAGAGGCGAAAGCCAGAGTTGTGGTTGATAAAGATCCGGTTCCTACTTCTTTTGAGAAGTGGGCAAAGCCAGGTCACTTTGACCGCACTCTTGCTAGGGGTCCAAAAACCACCACTTGGATTTGGAACCTTCACGCCCTCGCACACGATTTCGACAGTCATACGAGTGACTTAGAAGATGTCTCTCGTAAAATCTTCAGTGCACACTTTGGCCACCTAGCCGTTGTGTTTGTTTGGTTGAGCGGTATGTATTTTCATGGCGCTCGCTTCTCAAACTACGAAGCTTGGTTGACCGATCCGACCCACATTAAACCTAGCGCTCAAGTAGTTTGGCCAATCGTTGGTCAAGATATTTTGAATGCTGATGTGGGAGGTGGCTTCCACGGAATTCAAATCACCTCCGGTCTTTTCTACGTTTGGCGTGCTGCTGGTTTTACCAATACATTCCAGCTTTATGTCACAGCCATCGGTGGCTTAGTAATGGCTGCACTGATGCTGTTTGCTGGTTGGTTCCACTATCACAAGCGCGCTCCTAAGCTGGAATGGTTCCAGAATGTGGAATCGATGCTGAACCACCACTTAGCTGGCTTATTGGGTTTGGGCTGTCTATCTTGGGCTGGTCACCAAATTCACGTTGCCCTGCCAATTAACAAGCTGCTTGATGCTGGTGTAGCACCTGGAGACATTCCTTTACCTCACGAGTTCATTTTGAACCGTGACTTAATGGCTGAATTGTTCCCAAGCTTTAACCAAGGCTTAACACCTTTCTGGACTTTGAACTGGGGTCAGTATGCTGACTTCTTAACCTTCAAAGGTGGCTTGAACCCAGTCAATGGTGGCTTGTGGCTGACAGATACAGCACACCACCACCTAGCTTTGGCAGTGCTGTTCCTGATTGCTGGTCATATGTACCGGACAAACTGGGGCATTGGTCATAGCATCAAAGAAATTCTAGAGAACCACAAAGGCCCCTTTACAGGTGATGGTCATAAAGGTCTCTACGAAAACATGACGACTTCTTGGCACGCTCAATTGGCAACTAACCTAGCCATGTTGGGTTCTGTCACGATTATCGTTGCTCACCATATGTACGCGATGCCTCCGTATCCGTACATTGGGATTGATTACGCTACACAGTTGTCTATCTTTACCCACCATATGTGGATAGGAGCGTTCTGCATCGTTGGTGGTGCTGCTCACGCTGCTATTTTTATGGTGCGGGATTACGATCCTGCCGTTAACCAAAACAACGTGCTTGATCGGGTAATTCGCCATCGTGATGCGATTATTTCTCACCTGAACTGGGTATGTATTTTCCTGGGCTTACACAGCTTCGGTCTTTACATTCACAACGACACAATGCGGGCTTTGGGTCGTCCTCAAGATATGTTCAGTGACACTGCCATTCAATTACAGCCCGTATTTGCTCAGTGGGTTCAAAACCTCCACACTTTAGCTCCTGGTTCTACAGCGCCTAATGCGCTAGAGCCTGTTAGTTATGCCTTCGGTGGCGGTGTGGTCGCTGTGGCTGGGAAAGTGGCAATGATGCCGATCGCATTGGGTACAGCGGATTTCATGATCCACCATATTCATGCGTTCCAAATTCATGTCACAACACTGATTCTGTTAAAAGGATTCCTGTTTGCTCGTAGTTCTCGTCTGATTCCAGATAAGGCTAATTTGGGCTTCCGGTTCCCTTGCGACGGCCCTGGTCGTGGCGGTACCTGCCAGGTTTCTGGTTGGGATCATGTCTACCTGGGTTTATTCTGGATGTTCAATACCATTGCGATCGCTGTTTACCACTTCAGCTGGAAAATGCAGTCTGATGTTTGGGGTACAGTCAACGCTGATGGTACGGTAGACCATATAACTGGTGGCAACTTTGCCATGAGCGCGATTACCATTAATGGATGGTTGCGTGATTTCCAATGGGCGCAAGCTGCTCAAGTGATTCAGTCATACGGTACATCTCTTTCTGCCTACGGTCTATTGTTCCTAGGCGCTCACTTTGTTTGGGCATTCAGCTTAATGTTCTTGTTTAGTGGTCGTGGCTACTGGCAAGAGTTGATCGAGTCCATTGTTTGGGCTCACAATAAGTTGAAGGTAGCCCCAAGCATTCAGCCCCGCGCTCTGAGTATTATTCAGGGACGGGCTGTGGGAGTGGCTCACTACCTCCTAGGCGCAATTGTTACTATCTGGGCGTTCTTTGAAGCGCGAATCATTTCACTAGGCTAG